A genomic window from Prunus persica cultivar Lovell chromosome G2, Prunus_persica_NCBIv2, whole genome shotgun sequence includes:
- the LOC109947498 gene encoding 60S ribosomal protein L10 — protein MGRRPARCYRQIKNKPYPKSRFCRGVPDPKIRIYDVGMKKKGVDEFPFCVHLVSWEKENVSSEALEAARIACNKYMTKFAGKDTFHLRVRVHPFHVLRINKMLSCAGADRLQTGMRGAFGKPLGTCARVAIGQVLLSVRCKDSNSHHAQEALRRAKFKFPGRQKIIVSRKWGFTKFSRADYVKYKKENRIQPDGVNAKLFGCHGPLANRKPGKAFLSAPLSA, from the exons ATGGGGAGGA GGCCTGCAAGGTGTTATAGGCAGATTAAGAACAAGCCATACCCGAAGTCACGTTTCTGTCGCGGTGTGCCTGATCCTAAGATCAGAATTTATGATGttggaatgaagaagaaaggtgTTGATGAGTTTCCCTTCTGCGTCCATCTTGTGAGTTGGGAAAAAGAGAATGTTTCAAGTGAGGCACTTGAGGCAGCTAGGATTGCTTGCAACAAATACATGACCAAATTTGCTGGGAAGGATACGTTCCATTTGAGGGTGCGGGTGCATCCATTCCATGTTCTACGCATTAACAAGATGCTTTCATGTGCTGGGGCTGATAGGCTCCAAACTGGAATGAGGGGTGCATTTGGCAAGCCACTAGGAACATGTGCACGAGTTGCGATTGGGCAGGTCCTCCTTTCTGTTCGCTGCAAGGATAGCAACAGCCATCATGCACAGGAGGCCCTCCGCCGTGCAAAGTTCAAGTTTCCTGGTCGCCAAAAGATTATTGTTAGCAGGAAGTG GGGATTCACCAAGTTCAGCCGTGCTGATTATGTAAAGTACAAGAAGGAGAACAGAATCCAGCCCGATGGTGTTAATGCTAAG CTTTTTGGATGTCATGGTCCTTTGGCTAACCGGAAACCTGGAAAAGCTTTCCTGTCTGCTCCTTTATCGGCTTGA
- the LOC18784852 gene encoding hydroxyacylglutathione hydrolase cytoplasmic, with the protein MKIHHVACLEDNYAYLIIDESTKEAAAVDPVEPEKVLKAAQEHGVDIKLVLTTHHHWDHAGGNEKIKQLVPGIKIYGGSIDNVKGCTDKVDNGDKISLGADVHILSLHTPCHTKGHISYYVTNKEGDDPTVFTGDTLFIAGCGKFFEGTAEQMHQSLCVTLGSLPKPTRVYCGHEYTVKNLQFALTVEPGNEKIKQKLSWAQKQRETGLPTVPSTIEEEMETNPFMRADLPELQERVGCKTAVEALREIRQRKDTWRG; encoded by the exons ATGAAAATCCACCACGTTGCTTGCTTGGAGGACAACTACGCATACCT AATCATTGACGAGAGTACCAAAGAAGCTGCAGCTGTGGATCCAGTTGAGCCTGAAAAGGTTCTTAAAGCAGCTCAAGAACATGGCGTTGATATCAAGCTCGTCCTCACCACTCACCACCACTG GGATCACGCTGGTGGAAATGAGAAGATAAAGCAGCTGGTGCCGGGGATTAAGATATATGGTGGTTCTATTGATAATGTAAAGGGCTGCACTGATAAGGTGGACAACGGTGATAAGATTTCTCTCGGGGCTGATGTTCATATACTGTCTCTTCACACACCTTG CCACACTAAAGGTCACATAAGCTATTATGTGACTAACAAAGAGGGAGATGACCCAACTGTTTTTACTGGAGACACACTG TTTATTGCGGGTTGTGGTAAATTTTTCGAAGGAACAGCAGAACAGATGCATCAGTCGCTATGCGTGACTTTGGGTTCATTGCCAAAGCCAACACGAGTTTACTGTGGCCATGAG TACACAGTGAAGAACTTGCAATTTGCTCTGACAGTTGAACCAGGCAATGAGAAAATAAAGCAGAAGTTATCATGGGCACAGAAGCAGCGGGAAACAGGCCTCCCCACAGTTCCTTCAACCATTGAGGAAGAGATGGAGACGAACCCTTTTATGCGGGCTGATCTACCAGAGCTTCAG GAGAGGGTTGGTTGCAAAACTGCTGTTGAAGCTCTGCGTGAAATAAGGCAGAGGAAGGACACCTGGAGGGGCTAA